A stretch of Spirochaetota bacterium DNA encodes these proteins:
- a CDS encoding GAK system XXXCH domain-containing protein, translating to MKKKSDKAKKRRKEKFKNTIAMQDLPQHLRSLADIIEKGKVPLSENLNIESLSSLKLLFKYNDYQNIVRTRIHFEYAVEPENPSGTDVQTKTIFIEKKGKKKKPSLKKLKKRMDKTLEILSSAIAAGSIPDTDLADEFYNDCESLVLLENDGNTFLEEYLRSASILVQAVKANDIQQARGAAERLRYIQSEANPLETDDKK from the coding sequence ATGAAAAAGAAATCGGATAAAGCCAAGAAGCGCCGAAAAGAAAAATTCAAGAATACCATAGCCATGCAGGATCTGCCCCAGCACCTGAGGTCGCTTGCCGATATCATCGAAAAAGGGAAGGTGCCCCTTTCGGAAAACCTCAACATCGAGTCGTTATCGTCGTTAAAACTGCTCTTTAAATATAACGACTACCAGAACATAGTGCGGACGAGGATTCACTTTGAGTATGCGGTCGAGCCGGAAAACCCCAGTGGGACCGATGTCCAGACGAAGACCATCTTCATCGAGAAAAAGGGGAAGAAGAAAAAGCCATCCCTGAAGAAGCTGAAAAAAAGAATGGATAAAACCCTCGAGATATTATCGTCTGCAATCGCTGCGGGATCGATTCCCGATACCGATCTCGCCGACGAATTCTACAATGATTGCGAATCCCTTGTCCTGCTTGAAAATGACGGGAACACCTTTCTCGAGGAATACCTGAGATCCGCCAGCATTCTCGTCCAGGCGGTCAAGGCAAACGATATCCAGCAGGCCCGCGGCGCGGCGGAA
- the pap gene encoding polyphosphate:AMP phosphotransferase, with translation MLETIDLDKKISREEYRKIAAELSIRISVLQRAVKEAGVPVIIAFEGLDGAGKGSRINDLIQAIDPRNFWVHPIRKPTEDEKLRPFLWRFWTKTPARGRIAIFDQSWYTQHIEKRVSGKISEEEGVLALRDIGAFERQLADSGAVIIKFFLHIDKNEQKKRFKKLEANKSTAWRITKKDWKHHKLYGEYLGVVDDMIGKTDFEYAPWTVVEAMDGRFANVKIMQTFINAVERGIGKGGAQKKMAPAALTAPPVENLNSSILARVDLSLSLSRDEYAAKLDDRQERLRELEHEIYMRRIPLIILYEGWDAAGKGGNIRRVIQEMDPRGYEVIPVAAPNDIESAHHYLWRFWNYIPKAGHITIFDRTWYGRVLVERVEGFCPEGDWKRAYREINEMEEHLVNYGAVLVKFWLQIDRDEQLRRFEERKSIPHKNWKITEEDWRNREKWDNYRAAVDEMLFRTSTPSAPWTIVESNSKYFARIKTMETIIATLERKLEGG, from the coding sequence ATGCTTGAAACGATCGATCTCGACAAGAAAATCTCCCGGGAAGAGTACAGGAAGATCGCCGCGGAGCTTTCGATCAGGATCAGCGTGCTCCAGAGGGCCGTAAAGGAAGCGGGGGTCCCCGTTATCATCGCCTTCGAGGGGCTGGACGGCGCCGGCAAGGGATCGCGCATCAATGACCTGATCCAGGCTATCGACCCCCGAAACTTCTGGGTCCACCCCATCCGCAAGCCCACCGAGGACGAGAAATTGCGGCCCTTCCTGTGGCGGTTCTGGACGAAAACGCCGGCCCGGGGGCGCATCGCAATATTCGATCAGAGCTGGTACACGCAGCATATAGAGAAGCGTGTGAGTGGGAAGATCAGCGAGGAGGAGGGAGTATTGGCGCTACGGGATATCGGCGCATTCGAGCGCCAGCTCGCCGATTCTGGCGCGGTGATCATCAAGTTTTTTCTGCACATAGACAAGAATGAGCAGAAGAAGCGCTTCAAGAAGCTTGAGGCGAACAAGTCGACGGCATGGCGCATTACCAAAAAGGACTGGAAGCATCACAAACTCTACGGCGAGTATCTCGGGGTAGTCGACGACATGATCGGCAAGACCGATTTCGAGTACGCGCCCTGGACGGTGGTAGAGGCGATGGACGGCAGGTTCGCCAACGTGAAGATCATGCAGACCTTCATCAATGCCGTCGAGCGGGGGATCGGGAAGGGCGGCGCGCAGAAAAAGATGGCACCGGCGGCGCTCACCGCCCCGCCCGTGGAGAACCTGAACTCTTCGATCCTGGCGCGCGTGGATCTTTCCCTGTCGCTCTCGCGGGACGAGTATGCCGCGAAATTGGACGACCGCCAGGAGAGGTTGCGGGAGCTGGAGCACGAGATCTACATGCGGCGCATTCCCCTCATCATTCTCTACGAGGGATGGGATGCGGCAGGCAAGGGAGGGAATATCAGGAGGGTGATCCAGGAGATGGACCCCCGCGGCTACGAGGTGATCCCGGTCGCGGCGCCTAACGACATCGAGAGCGCGCACCATTACCTGTGGCGCTTCTGGAACTATATTCCCAAGGCCGGGCACATCACCATCTTCGACCGTACCTGGTACGGCAGGGTTCTCGTCGAGCGCGTTGAGGGATTTTGCCCCGAGGGGGACTGGAAGCGCGCCTACCGTGAGATCAACGAGATGGAGGAGCACCTGGTGAACTACGGCGCGGTCCTCGTCAAGTTCTGGCTCCAGATCGACCGCGACGAGCAGCTGCGCCGCTTCGAGGAGCGCAAGTCGATCCCCCATAAGAACTGGAAGATAACAGAAGAGGACTGGCGCAACCGCGAAAAATGGGACAATTACCGGGCAGCCGTGGACGAGATGCTTTTCCGCACCAGCACGCCCAGCGCGCCATGGACAATTGTGGAATCAAACTCAAAATACTTTGCCAGGATTAAGACCATGGAGACTATTATCGCCACGCTGGAGAGGAAACTTGAAGGGGGGTGA
- the ppk1 gene encoding polyphosphate kinase 1: MVKKHIPKEVSWLYFNGRVLQEAGDPNVPLVSRLKFLGIYSSNLDEFYEVRVATLKRLARIKKKDMKKLDHPPRDVLEQIEGIVFQQRGQLMEIYSGLIKELEKRNVFLINEKGVLPEHLPFVRDFFLEKVRPHIFPIRIDKRVETLDLHDRDLYLAVQMKQADQHKPHYYILHVPTEVLPRFVELPSIGGTQYIIMLDDIIRHELREMFAFFDYETFEAYEFKINRDAELDIEDDIMESYIEKVNKGLKKRKLGETVRFSYDAEFPEEILKGILEKLSIDEDDSTIPAGRYQNTRDFMKFPDILGERDSSAEAKIPHPALEDTKSILAAMKRKDFIIHLPYHSFHPVIDLLREAALDPRVTHIKMTLYRLAKFSSIINALINARRNGKKVVVVLELQARFDEEANIHWANRLEEEGIKVIFGVQGLKVHSKLCLISRQESTDKKKNTHTVNYCVVGTGNFNEVTANQYTDDFLFTADKRITDEVYHLFEFFEAPYKLGKFKYLAVSPFSLRERVEKMIAAEMKNAAAGRDAYIHIKINNLADPDIANRLYRAGDAGVKVRIICRGMFSMVPGVEGLSENIEAVSIVDRYLEHSRFFIFCNGGDPKYFISSADWLPRNFDRRIEVTCPVLDADLKKQLRDIFDLAWSDNVKARVISGQFDNGYRAVEGSVKNRLQVEMFGYLKKLNEGGNRHA; this comes from the coding sequence ATGGTAAAAAAACATATCCCCAAGGAAGTGAGCTGGCTCTATTTCAACGGCCGCGTGTTGCAGGAGGCGGGTGACCCGAACGTACCCCTTGTCAGCCGCCTCAAGTTCCTGGGCATCTACTCCTCCAACCTCGACGAATTCTACGAGGTGCGCGTGGCGACGCTGAAGCGTCTCGCCCGCATAAAGAAAAAGGACATGAAGAAGCTCGACCACCCGCCCAGGGATGTGCTCGAACAGATCGAAGGGATCGTGTTCCAGCAGCGCGGGCAATTGATGGAGATATACAGCGGGCTGATAAAGGAGCTTGAAAAAAGAAACGTTTTCCTCATCAACGAGAAGGGGGTGCTGCCGGAGCACCTGCCCTTCGTACGCGATTTTTTTCTGGAGAAGGTGCGCCCTCACATCTTCCCGATCAGGATCGACAAGAGGGTCGAAACGCTGGACCTGCACGACCGGGACCTCTATCTCGCCGTCCAGATGAAGCAGGCGGACCAGCACAAGCCCCACTATTACATCCTCCATGTGCCCACCGAGGTGCTTCCCCGCTTCGTCGAGCTGCCGTCAATAGGCGGCACGCAGTACATCATCATGCTCGACGACATAATACGCCACGAGCTTCGCGAGATGTTCGCGTTCTTCGATTACGAGACCTTCGAGGCCTACGAGTTCAAGATCAACCGCGACGCCGAGCTCGATATCGAGGACGACATCATGGAAAGCTATATCGAGAAAGTGAACAAGGGTCTCAAGAAGAGGAAACTCGGGGAAACGGTGCGCTTCAGCTACGACGCGGAATTCCCCGAGGAGATACTCAAGGGCATCCTGGAAAAATTGTCCATTGACGAGGACGATTCCACCATTCCCGCGGGGCGATATCAGAACACCAGGGACTTCATGAAATTTCCCGATATACTGGGCGAACGGGATTCATCCGCGGAGGCGAAGATACCCCATCCCGCTCTCGAGGACACGAAGAGCATCCTGGCGGCGATGAAAAGAAAGGATTTCATCATTCACCTTCCCTACCATTCGTTCCACCCGGTGATCGACCTGCTGCGCGAGGCCGCGCTGGACCCGCGGGTCACGCACATCAAGATGACGCTCTACCGGCTCGCGAAATTTTCGAGCATCATCAACGCGCTCATCAATGCCCGCAGGAACGGGAAGAAGGTCGTCGTGGTGCTCGAGCTGCAGGCGCGCTTTGACGAAGAGGCGAACATCCACTGGGCCAACCGCCTGGAGGAGGAGGGGATCAAGGTCATATTCGGCGTCCAGGGACTGAAGGTCCACTCCAAACTCTGCCTGATCTCCCGCCAGGAGAGCACTGATAAAAAAAAGAACACGCATACCGTGAATTACTGCGTGGTCGGTACGGGCAACTTCAATGAGGTGACCGCCAACCAGTATACGGACGACTTCCTCTTTACCGCCGACAAGCGCATAACGGACGAGGTGTATCACCTGTTCGAGTTTTTCGAGGCCCCTTACAAACTGGGCAAATTTAAATACCTCGCGGTATCCCCGTTCTCCCTGCGTGAGCGGGTCGAGAAGATGATCGCCGCCGAGATGAAAAACGCCGCCGCCGGAAGGGACGCGTACATTCATATCAAGATCAACAATCTTGCGGATCCGGATATCGCCAACAGGCTCTACCGCGCCGGCGACGCCGGCGTGAAGGTGCGTATTATCTGCCGGGGCATGTTCTCGATGGTGCCGGGGGTCGAGGGGTTGAGCGAAAACATCGAGGCGGTGAGCATAGTCGACCGGTATCTCGAGCACAGCAGGTTTTTCATTTTCTGTAACGGGGGCGACCCGAAATACTTCATATCCTCGGCCGACTGGCTCCCGAGAAATTTCGACCGGCGGATCGAGGTGACCTGTCCCGTGCTTGACGCCGACTTGAAGAAGCAACTGAGGGATATATTCGATCTCGCGTGGAGCGACAATGTCAAGGCCCGCGTGATCAGCGGACAATTTGACAACGGCTACCGCGCCGTGGAGGGATCGGTGAAGAACAGGCTCCAGGTGGAAATGTTCGGGTACTTGAAAAAACTCAACGAAGGTGGTAATCGCCATGCTTGA